The following are encoded together in the Anopheles nili chromosome 3, idAnoNiliSN_F5_01, whole genome shotgun sequence genome:
- the LOC128722813 gene encoding protein dopey-1 homolog, with amino-acid sequence MDSATGSGLMEEYDLMKQPKYRVYISNIDKALKNFEYSSEWADLISALGKLNKVISSNAQYQIIPRRIKISKRLAQCMHPALPSGVHLKALESYDVIFSNIGVERLASELFIYSAGLFPLLGYSAMNVRPTLLSIYEKYFVPLGEKLRPALSGFLSGVFPGLEAGQDHFERTNQLLDKVCIAVQLECFYTCLWECIVTNASVRLPAVTYVLEHYDKKVPCATQRELLGSSAELMVNGLCSCLNDGVILVQRNTLEFLLLAFPMHDPLLSEAYTTRLVKTALNTILRRDMSLNRRLYSWLLGADTSMGKHLQGPATAGVIAGAGSPEPYDPNTYFERFAKRRLIAAFKMVLKESITHTPVDLSPYRILISLLDKAEIGLRILDDVLCDVIRAISLCNGNLDVQKSANLLFSTFDPAYIWNYMSRLYREAAVRTECRASDTEPIRIDSGPVSTVEVCHLTEFLLETLSLEMYNETTRVHLPKFLLSLICMLTTYESNMHSVEVAASLRLCVKIVSKIQPMIMSEKVLDLSLNRSASATPQQQYAGGGLQGDSAKDSVNLEKSSSDSKIHESSLLVQENGTFQRSSSSQGLHKKAKGGTPGTAGSTSGGGKYNKKNKKSKSYTKLSELNSSREGSVKGSKQKINRAESAMNMTGASSTPNLENGAVVNGNESGEGADEESIEGRKRFSCSSSSSSSSSSNSGYTSSTTDSSRSRSSTGSVAEEAGVAARGIIIQVEASESDGGRGPTGSAIAQLPDCPILDRCIRQYVSFFELYVCRKLLSGSGGESCGEQVTSAQRNVGPKGGDQQAGVPLSSDHDLVVINKLARELEAVFETLTTSSQSSRAKLTAMLAQSVEGSSSTPSMKGSNREHNRRQEYEIAQLVRCNEKVSRLSRTPVCDALKNALKLACNVLTEMSSFPSYRNEAGGAERLDDVPGWLKALTVLAIFVSDLDTQLSAAQTLIDMIGLLRTNGKKSSKESPGNGKTIVLMMPLLKMSHVHCLERRTKVFQVLTTMLWDYLDAARPEARTISQLLYRIHNCLDSRFTEHVIIDRILVPQAMFEDEETANGHYRGILERTVGRRSKEPSPLHALWNIPVLAKTELRIDSEGFRKFQLLWKLGRDTYHGNEFEKLLFMVLDSLTLPRNVSIQVKTSNWLREVLVRGDIGRILKLLLKTLLNESTKRMSIFCPKRLRAIGVGMEQDDGTVNGTGGSVSEWEKELLADADVQLNQACFAVSSEDGQIRYHMDPAAGLGKKRSPIRSIQKKIFGVSIGGSGSSGSKGGDAGRIGTTGSGGQLIVSNYVTNESVGKKNSTGGASTSDQGDDGGQYGKISVIINPLESEQMSASAKAFGMRNRSNSMGLLAGAAGDPDSGISEPNSLATPGSAATPLGKKEFHRSTSDLDDTNDSEVDFQHHGSGRGKQRNSRLRGSEGYVDNEPIKRYVEDGPIVDFISKSSDRFRNRKTYLISSGNLSGVGDESLLSGSSYTLTNGLTPSLTGTMTTDEILNDDGSITMTATTTTSGECGSSTMDDKSDLPKVTFTRIKSWRNGNKLYPFHTHFLVYESVFNTKQVLYTIETLRNILTNDARFFLCLSVTTSVSSGQIKSLLLRHRRNIFGKGFTEARDDSEHQNLYRGSMYLEVILTILLYYMRSYQSDQGRDGKGRQPSRDDFNTNAKIQLECIELMTTIFSELLAVVRDVGKNLANYVADQLDKCKVQKIVLYCLASSVNYFASPGAYTCPADEVLRYSDPESTRQNAEAYQIELLRLLLALLKLEHEITLQRADGAETASVAGASSTTSAGGSSGSSGGKSGAAGLPSSASPTKVAPETKRMYRYSPNQLLAQQPMFLSTVLSALACDRLQHVHKNWTDMITACLTCLPPGNLTNIVISVIHQLCNNLDRVTRRDRILVQSIDYIVSQLEAITVLAHYCLLDSSQQISLASMFNASTGNGLVASAAAAAANQSGQIINNIVNVFLSYSSSLLTGGINQQVKKNHQEVAKAAILSHLPRIIITIATLWETSISEFRRGKHQLLEFLSPISMHYGTNFLTAIAVAWYERSGADSATSGRASASGDAGSEAQDIDFFDIMTKALPQASDNQLLLVKLITGIRIMSVDSFIQTMHQVIKNPPPIYQPPCGLNLEVSSLELLYFFLISGVSPAQYTDCWSSLYALLKDCLALQITAQFVALSILNEFVQRCPTMPFSDKKDLRDLHDVTSRLVEAVSNVAGSCLEQTTWLRRNLSVKEEFSSIESTGKDGLLMPSSQHYSIQAQSILASILASLLDVAFSSQEKDKVTTIVTGVMYNIVPYLKTHTVKNIPTFHACSNLLASLSTYQYIRKAWRKDALDLLLDSAFFQMDSRCLPYWKTILDSLMTCDNTTFRDLMNRLPLAQTGTLNIFTSKEQEYEQRALLLKRLAFVIFCSEVDQYHKYMPEIQEQLANSLRLPQVVPLIQSAVFLCFRVLLLRMSADHVTSLWPIIIAEMVQVFISIEQELMTDTEEFRSQSSQHIRMLSGLDTAWVTNTSNGLYSYGHPHWRMVQLETAKLLELGCVLPATILPHFQMYRWAFVSSQNENLHKSCGFDEKKMAFIPHVSRISQLMDLRYTSHSPKTQTTKGSHIMLTSQAINTLQDLYGFFSTLSMRWPSHISYTDTEKDTKQCLEEVEYVLALDFLEKIPSAK; translated from the exons ATGGATTCGGCCACCGGTTCCGGCCTGATGGAGGAGTACGACCTCATGAAGCAACCGAAGTACCGCGTGTACATCTCGAACATCGACAAAGCGCTCAAAAACTTCGAATACTCGAGCGAGTGGGCCGACCTCATCTCAGCCCTCGGTAAGCTCAACAAGGTGATCTCCTCAAACGCGCAGTACCAAATCATCCCGCGGCGCATCAAAATCTCGAAACGTCTCGCACAGTGCATGCATCCGGCCTTACCCTCGGGCGTGCATCTGAAAGCCCTCGAGTCGTACGATGTCATCTTCAGCAACATCGGTGTGGAGCGGCTCGCGTCGGAGTTGTTCATCTACAGCGCCGGGTTGTTCCCGTTGTTGGGCTACTCCGCCATGAACGTGCGGCCTACGCTGTTGTCGATATATGAGAAGTACTTTGTGCCGTTGGGTGAGAAACTGCGGCCCGCTTTGAGTGGGTTTTTGAGTGGCGTGTTTCCCGGTCTGGAAGCTGGACAGGATCATTTCGAGCGCACGAATCAGCTGCTGGATAAGGTGTGCATTGCGGTGCAGCTGGAGTGCTTCTACACCTGCCTGTGGGAGTGTATCGTGACGAACGCTTCGGTTAGGTTACCGGCCGTTACGTACGTGCTGGAGCACTACGACAAGAAGGTTCCTTGTGCGACTCAACGTGAACTGCTCGGAAGCAGTGCTGAGTTGATGGTGAACGGGTTGTGCAGCTGCCTGAATGATGGCGTTATCCTTGTCCAGCGAAACACGCTCGAGTTCCTGCTGCTTGCGTTTCCAATGCATGATCCACTGCTTTCGGAAGCGTACACAACGCGGTTGGTTAAGACGGCACTCAACACCATCCTGCGGCGTGATATGTCGCTAAATAGGAGGCTTTACTCGTGGTTGCTTGGAGCCGACACAAGCATGGGCAAACACCTGCAAGGACCGGCAACGGCTGGTGTGATTGCTGGCGCTGGATCACCTGAACCGTACGACCCGAACACCTACTTCGAGCGATTCGCGAAAAGGCGATTAATTGCCGCCTTCAAGATGGTGTTGAAGGAAAGCATCACCCACACACCGGTTGATTTGAGTCCTTATCGGATTCTAATTTCGTTGCTCGATAAAGCCGAAATTGGTCTGCGCATTCTCGACGACGTGCTGTGTGACGTGATACGGGCGATTTCCCTGTGCAACGGTAATCTTGACGTACAGAAGTCCGCTAACTTGCTGTTCTCGACGTTCGATCCCGCGTACATCTGGAACTATATGTCGCGGTTGTATCGTGAGGCTGCTGTACGGACGGAATGTCGTGCGAGTGATACGGAACCGATACGGATTGATTCTGGGCCGGTTAGTACGGTGGAGGTGTGCCACCTGACGGAGTTCCTGCTTGAGACGCTCTCGCTGGAGATGTACAACGAGACGACGCGTGTACACCTGCCAAAGTTCCTGCTGTCGCTGATCTGCATGCTGACGACGTACGAAAGCAACATGCACTCGGTGGAGGTCGCGGCGTCGTTGAGGTTATGCGTGAAGATCGTCTCGAAGATCCAACCGATGATCATGTCGGAGAAGGTGCTTGATCTGTCGCTGAATAGGAGTGCGAGTGCGAcaccgcagcagcagtacgcCGGCGGTGGGTTGCAGGGTGATAGCGCGAAGGATAGCGTCAATTTGGAGAAGAGTAGTAGCGATTCGAAAATACACGAATCTTCTTTGCTCGTGCAGGAGAATGGTACGTTTCAGCGGTCGAGCTCTAGCCAAGGGTTGCACAAGAAGGCGAAGGGTGGAACGCCAGGAACGGCAGgatccacttccggtggcgggaagtacaacaaaaagaacaaaaagtcTAAATCCTACACGAAGCTGAGTGAGCTGAACTCGAGCCGCGAGGGTTCGGTGAAGGGCAGCAAGCAGAAGATCAACCGTGCGGAGTCGGCGATGAACATGACTGGCGCAAGCTCGACTCCGAACCTTGAGAATGGCGCCGTTGTTAATGGGAACGAGTCTGGGGAGGGTGCTGATGAGGAGTCGATCGAGGGTCGGAAGAGGTTTAGctgcagcagtagtagcagcagcagtagcagtagtaaCAGTGGCTACACCAGCAGCACAACTGATAGCAGTCGTAGTCGCAGCAGTACTGGGAGTGTCGCTGAAGAAGCAGGTGTTGCAGCGAGAGGGATCATTATTCAGGTGGAAGCGTCGGAAAGTGATGGTGGAAGAGGACCTACGGGATCTGCCATTGCACAGCTACCTGATTGTCCTATTCTGGATCGTTGCATCCGGCAGTACGTGTCGTTTTTTGAGCTGTACGTTTGCCGGAAGTTGCTGTCTGGTTCTGGTGGGGAATCGTGTGGTGAACAAGTGACCTCAGCTCAACGCAATGTTGGACCTAAGGGTGGTGACCAACAGGCAGGTGTACCATTATCCAGTGATCATGACTTGGTGGTGATCAACAAGCTGGCGCGTGAGTTGGAAGCGGTCTTCGAAACGCTCACCACAAGCTCTCAGTCATCGAGGGCTAAGCTAACGGCGATGTTGGCTCAATCCGTCGAAGGATCTTCATCAACACCCTCGATGAAGGGCTCGAACCGGGAACACAACCGCCGACAAGAGTACGAGATAGCGCAGCTTGTGAGGTGCAACGAAAAGGTGTCCCGTTTGTCGCGAACTCCCGTTTGTGATGCGCTTAAGAACGCGCTCAAGCTCGCGTGTAACGTCCTCACGGAGATGTCCTCGTTTCCGAGTTATCGCAATGAAGCAGGAGGTGCTGAGCGACTCGATGACGTGCCGGGTTGGTTGAAGGCCCTGACCGTGTTGGCGATCTTCGTGAGTGATCTGGACACGCAACTATCGGCGGCTCAAACTCTGATCGACATGATTGGGTTGTTGCGCACGAACGGCAAGAAGTCCTCGAAGGAATCCCCGGGTAATGGCAAAACGATCGTGCTTATGATGCCGCTGTTGAAGATGTCACACGTCCACTGTCTGGAGAGGCGCACGAAGGTGTTTCAGGTGTTGACGACGATGTTGTGGGATTATTTGGACGCGGCAAGGCCAGAAGCGCGCACAATTAGTCAGCTGTTGTATCGCATCCACAACTGTCTGGATAGTCGGTTCACGGAGCATGTCATCATCGATCGCATACTGGTGCCTCAGGCGATGTTTGAAGATGAAGAAACCGCGAATGGGCATTATCGGGGGATTCTGGAGCGAACGGTTGGACGACGGAGTAAGGAACCATCGCCGCTGCACGCGCTGTGGAACATTCCGGTGTTGGCGAAGACGGAGCTGAGGATCGATTCGGAGGGTTTCCGCAAGTTTCAGTTGTTGTGGAAGCTCGGTCGTGACACTTACCACGGGAATGAGTTCGAGAAGCTGCTGTTTATGGTGTTGGATTCGCTGACGCTGCCCAGGAACGTGTCGATTCAGGTGAAAACCTCCAACTGGCTTCGGGAGGTGCTCGTGCGTGGTGATATAGGGCGCATTCTGAAGCTTCTGTTGAAGACGTTGTTGAATGAGAGCACGAAGCGTATGAGCATTTTCTGCCCTAAGCGTCTGAGAGCTATAGGAGTGGGCATGGAACAGGACGATGGCACGGTGAATGGGACTGGTGGTTCAGTTAGTGAATGGGAGAAGGAACTCCTGGCAGATGCGGATGTGCAGTTGAATCAGGCATGCTTCGCCGTAAGCTCTGAAGATGGCCAAATCCGATACCACATGGATCCAGCTGCTGGGTTGGGGAAAAAGCGCAGCCCAATCCGATCGATCCAGAAGAAGATCTTTGGCGTCTCGATCGGAGGAAGCGGAAGTTCAGGCTCGAAAGGTGGTGATGCTGGTCGCATCGGAACAACCGGAAGCGGTGGTCAACTAATCGTCTCGAACTACGTCACGAACGAAAGTGTCGGTAAAAAGAACTCCACCGGTGGTGCGTCAACGTCAGATCAAGGTGACGATGGTGGTCAGTACGGTAAAATCTCGGTGATCATAAATCCCCTCGAATCGGAACAGATGAGCGCCTCGGCGAAAGCTTTCGGCATGCGAAATCGTTCCAACTCAATGGGATTGCTGGCTGGGGCTGCGGGCGACCCAGACAGTGGCATATCGGAACCGAACTCACTCGCAACACCCGGAAGTGCTGCAACACCACTGGGAAAGAAGGAATTCCACCGGTCAACGTCGGATTTAGACGATACGAATGATAGTGAGGTAGATTTTCAGCACCACGGCAGTGGTCGGGGAAAGCAACGCAATAGTCGGCTGCGAGGATCGGAAGGATACGTGGACAATGAACCGATCAAGCGGTACGTCGAGGATGGCCCGATAGTGGACTTTATCAGTAAATCGAGTGATCGCTTTCGCAACCGTAAAACATATCTCATCTCATCGGGCAACCTGTCTGGGGTCGGTGATGAATCGCTCCTGTCTGGGTCTTCTTATACACTCACGAATGGGCTGACGCCATCGCTGACTGGTACGATGACGACGGATGAGATTTTAAACGATGATGGCAGCATCACGATGACGGCTACCACCACAACTAGTGGTGAGTGTGGTTCGAGCACGATGGATGATAAATCTGACCTTCCCAAGGTCACGTTCACGCGCATCAAGAGCTGGCGGAATGGGAACAAGCTGTACCCGTTCCATACGCACTTCCTCGTGTACGAGTCGGTGTTTAATACGAAGCAGGTGTTGTACACGATCGAAACGCTGCGGAATATCCTTACGAATGATGCACGGTTTTTCCTGTGCCTGTCGGTGACCACGTCCGTGTCCAGTGGGCAAATTAAATCGCTGTTGCTGCGGCACAGGCGAAACATCTTTGGGAAAGGTTTTACTGAGGCTCGGGATGATTCGGAGCATCAGAATTTGTACCGTGGCAGTATGTACCTGGAGGTGATTCTGACGATCTTGCTGTACTACATGCGCAGCTACCAAAGTGACCAGGGTCGTGATGGAAAGGGCAGGCAACCTTCGCGGGATGATTTCAACACGAACGCGAAGATTCAGCTCGAGTGTATCGAGCTGATGACGACGATCTTCAGCGAGCTGTTAGCGGTGGTGCGAGATGTCGGCAAAAACCTCGCAAACTACGTCGCGGATCAGCTGGACAAGTGTAAGGTGCAGAAAATCGTTCTCTACTGTCTGGCGTCGTCGGTGAACTATTTCGCGAGTCCCGGCGCGTACACGTGCCCCGCGGATGAGGTCCTGCGATATAGCGACCCTGAGAGTACCCGCCAGAATGCGGAGGCATATCAAATCGAACTGTTGCGGTTGTTGCTGGCTTTGTTGAAGCTCGAGCACGAGATCACGCTGCAGCGTGCTGATGGAGCTGAGACCGCCTCGGTGGCAGGAGCATCCTCAACAACGTCCGCAGGAGGATCGTCAGGATCTTCAGGTGGTAAAAGTGGTGCTGCGGGACTACCAAGTAGTGCTTCCCCGACAAAGGTTGCACCGGAAACGAAGCGAATGTACCGGTACTCCCCGAATCAACTGCTCGCTCAACAACCGATGTTCCTCTCGACGGTTCTCTCGGCGCTGGCGTGTGATCGGCTTCAGCACGTGCACAAGAACTGGACGGACATGATCACGGCTTGTCTGACGTGTTTGCCACCTGGTAACCTTACCAACATCGTGATCAGTGTCATCCATCAGCTGTGTAACAATCTGGATCGTGTGACGAGACGGGATCGTATTCTCGTGCAGTCGATCGATTACATCGTATCGCAGCTGGAAGCGATCACTGTGCTGGCACACTATTGTCTGCTGGATAGCTCACAGCAGATCTCGTTGGCTAGCATGTTTAACGCCTCCACAGGGAATGGTTTGGTAGCgtcagcagctgcagcagccgcaaaTCAATCGGGGCagatcatcaacaacatcgtGAACGTGTTCCTCTCCTACTCGTCATCCCTGTTAACGGGTGGCATCAATCAGCAGGTGAAAAAGAACCACCAGGAGGTAGCGAAAGCCGCCATCCTTAGCCACCTGCCAAGGATCATCATCACAATCGCGACACTGTGGGAGACGAGCATCAGCGAGTTCCGGCGAGGCAAACATCAACTGCTGGAATTTCTGAGCCCAATCTCGATGCACTATGGGACGAACTTTTTAACCGCCATTGCCGTCGCTTGGTACGAGCGAAGTGGCGCAGATTCGGCCACTTCCGGCCGAGCCTCAGCGTCGGGTGATGCTGGCAGTGAGGCGCAAGATATTGATTTTTTCGACATCATGACGAAAGCGCTGCCACAAGCGAGTGACAACCAGCTGCTGTTGGTGAAGTTGATCACAGGCATCCGGATCATGTCGGTGGATTCGTTCATTCAGACGATGCATCAGGTGATCAAGAATCCGCCACCGATCTATCAGCCACCGTGTGGGCTTAATTTGGAGGTGAGCTCGCTGGAGCTGCTGTACTTCTTCCTTATATCGGGTGTTTCACCGGCGCAGTACACCGATTGCTGGAGCTCGTTGTATGCGTTGCTGAAGGACTGTCTGGCGCTGCAGATAACGGCTCAGTTTGTGGCTCTCTCGATATTGAATGAGTTCGTGCAACGTTGCCCCACGATGCCGTTCTCGGACAAGAAGGATTTGCGTGATCTGCATGACGTTACGTCGCGCCTGGTGGAGGCCGTTTCGAATGTGGCTGGGTCGTGCCTTGAGCAAACGACCTGGTTGCGGCGTAATTTGTCTGTGAAGGAGGAGTTCAGCTCGATCGAGAGTACGGGCAAGGATGGGTTGTTGATGCCTTCGAGTCAGCATTATTCGATACAGGCTCAGTCGATCCTGGCGTCGATTCTGGCGTCGCTGTTGGATGTGGCGTTCAGCTCGCAGGAGAAGGACAAGGTGACGACGATCGTTACCGGCGTTATGTACAACATCGTGCCTTATCTCAAAACGCACACGGTGAAGAATATTCCCACGTTTCACGCCTGCTCGAATCTGCTGGCCAGTTTGAGCACGTATCAG TATATTCGCAAAGCCTGGCGCAAGGACGCTCTCGATCTGCTGCTGGATTCGGCCTTTTTTCAAATGGACAGCCGTTGCTTGCCGTACTGGAAGACTATTCTTGATAGTTTGATGACCTGTGATAACACTACCTTTAGGGATTTAATGA ATCGTTTACCATTAGCGCAAACGGGAACGCTAAACATATTTACGTCCAAGGAGCAGGAATACGAACAGCGCGCCCTGCTGCTGAAGCGGTTGGCGTTCGTAATATTTTGCAGCGAAGTCGATCAGTACCATAAATATATGCCGGAAATTCAAG AACAACTTGCCAACAGCTTGCGCCTGCCACAGGTCGTACCATTAATCCAATCGGCAGTGTTCCTATGCTTCCGCGTGCTGCTGCTACGAATGTCGGCGGATCATGTGACCAGCTTGTGGCCGATCATCATTGCCGAGATGGTGCAGGTGTTCATATCGATCGAGCAGGAGCTGATGACCGACACGGAAGAGTTTAG gTCCCAATCGAG CCAACATATTCGCATGCTTTCGGGTTTGGATACGGCCTGGGTGACAAACACAAGCAACGGATTGTATTCCTACGGACATCCGCATTGGCGAATGGTGCAGCTAGAGACGGCCAAATTGTTGGAATTAGGGTGCGTTCTACCGGCCACCATTTTGCCGCACTTCCAGAT GTACCGGTGGGCGTTCGTGAGCAGCCAGAACGAAAACCTTCACAAATCGTGTGGATtcgatgagaagaaaatggcgtTCATACCACACGTCTCTAGAATATCTCAATTAATGGATCTACGCTACACATCGCATTCACCG AAAACGCAAACGACAAAAGGCAGCCACATAATGCTGACGAGCCAAGCGATAAACACGCTGCAGGACTTGTACGGATTTTTCTCGACCCTCTCAATGCGCTGGCCATCGCACATATCATACACCGACACCGAGAAGGACACCAAGCAATGCCTGGAGGAGGTGGAGTACGTTTTGGCGCTTGACTTTCTGGAAAAAATCCCCTCCGCCAAGTAG
- the LOC128726441 gene encoding xyloside xylosyltransferase 1 produces the protein MSMNKALLVFIVASGFLLFIYANSSVFNRRLVQKPPPERVGLAAALVHRNGNHHHERHEALHPGEKRNDTHVGHQDTERADVAGGSQLKRVKYVSKGTNDTEYNIFIIYTKESQNLILHSQLELFLRSLLKYSAIELHLHVITDEQSERSAEELIKAQIERFHRTAFYTLYDVRDCAEKVSDIVHGMLPLFNYRTGSYYSDALFLLSLGLHRIVDRNMRRAILIDCDVVFRASVKELFDQFDAFAPDQLFGLAPELTPVYRHVLSRYRMANPQTLFGSPYYLDKVPPAGTTPELPKNPARSNRKPAPNDSKQRHGYPGLNSGVVMLHLERIRRSRLFEEIVKESTVKSMAEKYAFQGHLGDQDFYTLMGFEFPGLIYRLDCVWNRQLCTWWREHGYSDIFDRYFHCEGAVKIYHGNCNTRAPE, from the coding sequence ATGAGCATGAACAAGGCCCTGCTGGTGTTTATCGTGGCCAGTGGCTTCCTGCTGTTCATCTACGCCAACAGCAGCGTCTTCAACCGGCGGTTGGTGCAAAAACCGCCACCGGAACGCGTCGGACTGGCGGCGGCGCTCGTGCACCGGAACggcaaccaccaccacgagcgGCATGAGGCGCTGCATCCTGGTGAGAAGCGAAACGACACCCATGTGGGTCATCAGGATACCGAGCGGGCCGACGTGGCCGGTGGGAGCCAGCTGAAGCGCGTCAAGTACGTCTCGAAGGGCACGAACGACACGGAGTACAACATCTTCATCATCTACACGAAGGAGAGCCAAAATCTCATCCTCCACAGCCAGCTGGAGCTGTTCCTGCGCAGCTTGCTGAAGTACAGCGCGATCGAGCTGCACCTGCACGTGATCACGGACGAGCAGAGCGAACGTTCGGCGGAGGAGTTAATCAAGGCCCAGATCGAGCGGTTCCATCGGACCGCCTTCTACACGCTGTACGATGTGCGCGATTGTGCGGAGAAAGTCAGCGACATCGTGCATGGCATGCTGCCACTGTTTAACTACCGCACCGGGAGTTACTACAGTGATGCcttatttttgctctcactcgGGCTGCACCGCATCGTCGATCGGAACATGCGCCGGGCGATTCTGATCGATTGCGACGTCGTGTTTCGTGCGTCGGTGAAGGAATTGTTCGATCAGTTTGATGCGTTTGCACCGGATCAGTTGTTTGGATTGGCGCCCGAGTTGACGCCCGTTTATCGGCACGTGTTGTCGCGGTACCGCATGGCAAACCCCCAAACACTGTTCGGGAGTCCGTACTATCTGGATAAAGTACCACCGGCTGGGACGACTCCGGAGTTGCCGAAGAACCCGGCAAGAAGCAACAGGAAGCCAGCACCGAACGACAGCAAACAGCGCCACGGTTATCCGGGACTCAACTCGGGCGTCGTTATGCTGCACCTGGAGCGCATCCGACGGTCGCGATTGTTCGAGGAGATCGTTAAGGAGTCGACGGTGAAGAGTATGGCGGAGAAGTACGCCTTCCAGGGGCATTTGGGTGATCAGGACTTTTACACGCTGATGGGGTTCGAGTTTCCGGGGTTGATTTATCGGCTGGATTGCGTGTGGAACCGGCAACTGTGCACGTGGTGGCGTGAGCATGGGTATAGTGACATATTTGATAGGTATTTCCACTGCGAGGGTGCCGTCAAGATTTACCACGGAAATTGCAACACCAGGGCACCGGAGTAG
- the LOC128726614 gene encoding otefin-like codes for MDDKFDDMSNDQLRLKLLEYGLANMPVTSTTRKVLIKKLRNQISNGAGKARRETIHITKYSSDEDEREPVAASTGSKKGSAKKDTTNRRATIAGAALKLPKPVSLSQPTPKTAPLVAPPAEPSSASKRRSGRVTPVMKVKDLPATQPGPEVPLILEDSDDDMIPLTQLTQRKRKSKSPSLTRAEMLTTSYMHEMGIAKEPIAEEMDVDVPEVGKNVEEMDVIVLEDEDESSFQSTAMPPPQQPKAPVAKDYQYHQTATQTETRRTYSTTATDTAAGRRAKEELFVEPLSVKYPTNERALPKPTFATPTSYRASTSSVVRDETGSRYEPTDSPYLSEFTKRLSRLRAEAQQPASIGLSRDSPSRRTTIDGNSGSARTQPYASRDPYESSAMRHRLGRQTLDPSAVGVRTVASKQTGGGVRSFLRQNLMALDRKYSIQKIFYAIITVLVVVFLFVFFFL; via the coding sequence ATGGATGATAAATTCGACGATATGTCCAACGATCAGCTGCGGCTGAAGCTGCTCGAATACGGTCTCGCAAACATGCCGGTGACGAGCACGACGCGCAAGGTGCTGATAAAAAAGCTACGGAATCAAATCTCAAacggtgccggaaaagcgcgccgCGAAACCATCCACATCACAAAATACTCAtccgacgaggacgagcgaGAACCGGTGGCAGCAAGCACGGGCTCAAAAAAAGggtccgccaaaaaggacaccaccaaCCGGCGGGCGACGATCGCTGGGGCAGCATTAAAACTTCCCAAACCCGTTTCATTATCTCAACCGACACCGAAAACGGCCCCATTAGTGGCCCCACCAGCGGAACCATCTTCCGCTTCCAAGCGTCGCTCGGGACGGGTTACACCCGTGATGAAGGTAAAGGATCTGCCCGCTACACAACCCGGCCCGGAAGTGCCGCTAATTCTGGAAGATTCCGACGACGACATGATCCCGCTAACGCAGCTCACCCAGCGCAAGCGCAAATCGAAGAGTCCTTCGCTAACACGGGCCGAAATGCTCACCACCTCGTACATGCACGAGATGGGAATCGCCAAGGAACCGATCGCCGAAGAGATGGACGTCGATGTGCCGGAAGTCGGGAAAAACGTCGAGGAAATGGACGTGATCGTGCTGGAGGATGAAGACGAGTCGAGTTTCCAATCGACCGCAATGCCACCACCACAGCAACCGAAAGCACCGGTAGCGAAGGACTATCAGTACCATCAAACGGCGACTCAAACTGAGACACGTCGAACGTACTCGACGACGGCCACCGACACTGCTGCGGGTCGTAGAGCAAAAGAGGAGCTGTTTGTTGAGCCACTTTCGGTGAAATATCCCACCAACGAGCGGGCTTTACCTAAGCCAACATTTGCGACTCCTACATCGTACCGCGCCAGCACGAGCAGCGTCGTTCGGGACGAGACAGGATCACGGTACGAACCAACGGATTCGCCGTACCTGAGCGAGTTCACAAAACGCCTCTCGAGATTGCGCGCCGAAGCCCAACAACCTGCCAGCATTGGCCTATCACGAGATTCACCCTCAAGAAGGACGACAATCGATGGAAACTCTGGATCGGCCCGTACTCAACCGTACGCCTCGCGTGATCCTTACGAATCCTCGGCGATGCGTCATCGTTTAGGACGCCAAACTCTCGACCCATCCGCGGTCGGTGTGAGAACGGTCGCGTCGAAACAAACCGGTGGTGGAGTTCGATCCTTTTTGCGCCAAAACCTGATGGCGCTCGATCGGAAGTACTCGATTCAAAAGATTTTCTACGCCATCATCACCGTGCTGGTGGTTGTCTTTctgtttgtgttctttttcttgtaA